The Flavobacterium sp. CBA20B-1 genome includes the window ATGAAATCGTTGATTTTATCGCCCAAATTTCAAAATGCCGAAATGGAATTGCCAATTGCAATTGGTAAAACTATTTCAAACGAAACATTTGTTTTCGATTTGGCTAAAATGCCCCATTTACTAATGGCGGGTGCTACCGGACAAGGAAAATCGGTTGGATTAAATGCCGTATTAACATCATTGCTATACAAGAAACATCCTGCCGAAGTGAAATTTGTTTTGGTGGATCCAAAGAAGGTAGAATTAACGTTGTTCAACAAAATTGAGCGTCATTTCTTAGCGAAATTACCCGATACTGAAGATGCAATTATCACCGATAATACCAAAGTAATTCACACATTGAACTCTATGTGTATTGAAATGGACAATCGCTATTCACTGTTGAAAGATGCCATGGTACGCAACATTAAAGAGTATAATGAAAAATTTAAGCAACGCAAGTTAAATCCAGAATTGGGTCACCGCTTTTTGCCATACATCGTTTTGGTGGTTGATGAGTTTGCCGATTTAATTATGACAGCCGGTAAAGAAGTAGAAACCCCTATTGCTCGTTTAGCTCAGTTGGCGCGCGCCATTGGTATCCACTTAATTATTGCAACGCAACGTCCGTCGGTAAACGTGATCACGGGTATCATTAAAGCCAATTTCCCTGCCCGAATTGCTTTTCGTGTGAGTTCAAAAATCGATTCAAGAACTATTTTAGATGGTCCTGGAGCAGATCAATTAATAGGTCGCGGAGATTTACTTTTTACGCAAGGAAACGATACTGTTCGTGTGCAATGTGGTTTTGTTGACACACCAGAGGTTGAAAAAATCACAGAATTTATCGGCGCTCAGAAAGGTTATGGCGACGCGTATTTATTGCCAGAATATGTAGGCGAAGAAAGTGGCACAAGTCTTGATATTGATATTGCAGACCGCGATGTAATGTTCCGCGAAGCTGCTGAAATTATTGTTACGGCACAGCAAGGATCGGCATCGTTGTTACAAAGAAAACTAAAATTGGGGTATAACCGTGCCGGCCGATTAATCGATCAGTTAGAAGCTGCAGGAATCGTAGGACCTTTTGAAGGCAGCAAAGCACGCTCTGTAAACATTCCCGATTTGGTTTCTTTAGATGAATTTTTAAACAACGAAAAATAAAAAATGTAATGAAAAAATTAGCAACAATACTTTCTGTTTTATTTATAGGAATAGCAACTCATGCGCAAAACGCAACTGCTGCAAAGAAGCTTTTAGATGAAGTTTCGGCAAAAACAAAATCTTATAAAAATATGGTTATTGATTTTAGTTTTAACAACGGAAAGCAAGAAACCAACGGAAAAGCTACTATTCAAGGCGAAAAATATACGGTAGATTTCATGGGAATTACTCAAATTTTTGATGGTTCTAAAATGTACATCATCAATCCAAACGATGAAGAAGTAACAATTGCAAGTGCCCAATCAGCAGATTCACAAGCCGTGAGTATTGCAAGTTTATTATCTTTTTACAAAAAAGGTTACACCTATGTGTGGGATAAAAAACAAACGATCAACGGAAAATCGATCCAATTCATTAAACTGATTCCTACCTCAAAAAAAGATGTTAAAGAAATCTATTTAGGCATCGATACCAAAAATAAAAATATTTACAACCGCACCGATGTGTATAAAAGCGGCAGTAAAACAATCATAACGTTAAAATCTTTCAAAACAAATCAAGCATTGTCAAAAAACCTTTTTACCTTTGCAAAGTCAAAATATCCAAATTATTACATCAACAATTTAGATTAAGGTAGCACGTGAAAATACTTGATCGTTATATATTAACAAGCTTTGTAAAAACATTTTTTTCGGTATTTGCAATCTTGTTTTTCATATTTGTTTTACAAGGAATTTGGGTCTTTATTGGTGATTTAGCCGGTAAAGACCTTGATTTTATTACAATATTTAAGTTTTTGTTTTTCTATTCGCCAAAAATGATTCCGATGGTTTTGCCTTTATCGGTTTTATTGGCTTCTATCATGACGTTTGGTGATTTTTCAGAAAACTATGAGTTTGCTGCCATGAAATCATCGGGAATTTCATTGCAAAGAGCCATGCGTTCCTTAATCATCTTTATTTTTATTTTATCGGGTCTATCGTTTTGGTTCATTAACAATGTGGCGCCAAAATCAGAATTTAAGTTTGTGAATATGCGTAGAGATATCATTCATACCAAACCAGCTATGGCAATCTCTGCGGGACAATTTAACAGTTTAGGTGCTTTAAATATTAAGGTAGAAGAAAAATATGGCGAGAAAGATGAGCAGCTTCGCAATGTAACCATGCATGTTATCAACCAACAAAACAGTCAAAACAAAACCGTTATAAAAGCAAAAACCGGAAAAATTGAAACCAACGAAAACAGCCCAATTTTAAAACTGCATTTGTTCGATGGCAATTATTATGAAGATGTAACTACCCGCAGATCTTCATCAAACGAACCTTTTATTAAATCAGATTTCAAACATTATATAATGAGTATTGATGTTTCAGAATTTGATAAATCGGAAGAAGAATTGCAAGAAATATCCAATACAGCAAATATGATGAATATTTCGCAGCTTGCTTACACCATAGATTCGTTAGATAACAATCTTAAAAACGAAATAAAAATTCAAGCAGATGCCGACAAAGAAAATACGCGTTTGTTTTTATCGAACACACCAAAAGAACCCGAAATCACTTATAAAACTATTCGTTTAGATACGTTATTAAAGCAAAAAAAATATGCGCAAAAAATAAGTTTATATTCCAATGCCGTAGCTGTTGCTGAAAACATAAAATTCAATATCACCAACAATAAAAATGCAGTAAACGAAAAAGAAAAACACATAAACCGCCACTGGGTTGCCCTTTACGAAAAATTTGTAATTGCTTTCTCGTGTTTATTAATGTTTTTTATTGGTGCGCCTTTGGGTGCAATTATCAGAAAAGGCGGTTTAGGATTGCCTATGGTTTTTGCTGTTTTAATTTTTATTACCTATCATTTCATTAATACATTTGGAAAAAAATTAGCTCAAGAAAACGGAATTACACCTTTTTTTGGTGCATGGTTATCTACCCTAATTTTACTTCCCATGGCTATTACATTTACATACAAAGCCACTCGTGACCGTGGTATAAATAGCATAGACAACCTGCTGTATCCACTTACGAATTATTTAAAAACAAAGTTTAAAAAGAAACAAAACAATATCGAAAATGTCTGATATAAAACTAAATACGATTGAAGAAGCTATAGAAGATATTCGCCAAGGAAAAATTATTATTGTGGTTGACGATGAAGACCGCGAAAACGAAGGCGATTTTATAGCAGCTGCCGAAAAAGTTACCCCAGAAATGATCAATTTTATGGCAACACACGGTCGGGGATTAATTTGTGCACCGCTTACACAAAAACGCTGTAAAGAATTAGACCTGCACCCAATGGTAACCAACAACACCGTTTTGCACCAAACAGCGTTCACGGTTTCTGTTGATTTAATTGGTCATGGTTGCACAACCGGAATTTCTGCCCACGACCGATCAAAAACCATCGAGTTTTTAGTGAAAGATGAAACCAAGCCAGAAGATTTAGGCCGCCCAGGACACATTTTTCCATTAATCGCAAAGGAAGGCGGCGTTTTAAGAAGAACCGGACACACAGAAGCTGCAGTAGATTTAGCTCGATTAGCAGGTTTTAAACCCGCAGGAATTTTAGTAGAAATTTTAAACGAAGACGGATCCATGGCACGCTTACCAGAACTAATGGAAGTTGCCAAAAAATTTGATATGAAACTTATTTCTATTGAAGATTTAGTGGCCTATCGCATGAAGCACGACAGTTTGATTCAGAAAAAAGAAGATTTTGACATACAAACAAAATTTGGCACATTTCGTTTACGAGCTTACTTGCAAGTAACCAATAAACAAGTACACATTGCACTAACTAAAGGCATTTGGAATACAGGCGATGCCGTTTTAACACGCATTAATTCTTCGCAAGTAAACAATGATATTTTGGGCAACTTAACCAATAACCCAGAAGAAAAGTTAGAATTGATGTTTCAGGCTATTGATAAAGAAGGCAAAGGGGCTGTTTTGTTTATCAATCAAGAATACAACACCTTAGATTTATTGAAACGTTTAAACGAATTAAAAGAGCTGCAAGCCGAAACCAAGGGAATTGTTAAAGCACCTAAAATTCAAATGGACACCAAAGATTTTGGAATTGGAGCCCAAATTTTGCACGATTTAAACATCACTAAAATTAAATTGATGAGTAATTCTGAACACAGTAAACGTGTTGGTATGGTGGGCTACGGTTTAGAAATTGTAGATTATATTAATTTTTAGATTTTTTAGAGAATTGTTTTTGCAGAATTAAAAAATCATTTTATATTTGCACCACTGAAAATGAGCAATCATTTTTTGGAGAAATGGCAGAGTGGTCGAATGCGGCAGTCTTGAAAACTGTTGACTGTAACAGGTCCGGGGGTTCGAATCCCTCTTTCTCCGCAAAAAAAGGGTTTTCTTAATGAAAACCCTTTTTAATTATATATCTATACCTCACCTACCCACGATAGAATGATACAATTCTAATGCTTTGCCATCTGTTAGTAACGAAATAAATCTGCATACATTTAATAAACGTAAATACAAACTTTCATTTTCAGTTTGATATTGTTCGGGTAACAATTTCAAAATAAGTTCATCAAAATGAGTGGTTGTGCCATTATATTTATTATTGGTGGCAGCGATGAATTTTTCTAACAATGTATGCAAAACTTTGTATCCCACCACTTCTTTTTCTACCACCTCTTTGCTTTCATACACATTGGAAATACTTATAGTGATGATATCTTTCATTTGGGCTACATAGGCACATTTATCGGTTAATGCAAACGGGAAATTTCCTTTTAAGATTTCATCCTCGTTTTCCATAAACACACGCACCACATCGTTTATTAAACTGCCAATTGCCAACGCACGCAAATAACTTACACGCTCTGCTTTGGTTTTTAACTGTGCATATTTTACCGAGTTGATATTGTCTTTTACAATCTTTATTAAAAATTCCAACGCGTGCTCTTCAGGAATCCAGCCTAAGTTTATTCCGTCTTCAAAATCAATAATGGTATAGCAAATATCATCTGCGGCTTCTACTAAATAAGTCAATGGATGGCGAAAATAGCGCAACCGCTCCCCTTCTCTTTTCAACAAACCAAGCGTATTGGCAATGTCTAAAAAGCTTGATTTATCGGCTTGAAAAAATCCGTATTTTT containing:
- a CDS encoding LolA family protein is translated as MKKLATILSVLFIGIATHAQNATAAKKLLDEVSAKTKSYKNMVIDFSFNNGKQETNGKATIQGEKYTVDFMGITQIFDGSKMYIINPNDEEVTIASAQSADSQAVSIASLLSFYKKGYTYVWDKKQTINGKSIQFIKLIPTSKKDVKEIYLGIDTKNKNIYNRTDVYKSGSKTIITLKSFKTNQALSKNLFTFAKSKYPNYYINNLD
- a CDS encoding LptF/LptG family permease, producing the protein MKILDRYILTSFVKTFFSVFAILFFIFVLQGIWVFIGDLAGKDLDFITIFKFLFFYSPKMIPMVLPLSVLLASIMTFGDFSENYEFAAMKSSGISLQRAMRSLIIFIFILSGLSFWFINNVAPKSEFKFVNMRRDIIHTKPAMAISAGQFNSLGALNIKVEEKYGEKDEQLRNVTMHVINQQNSQNKTVIKAKTGKIETNENSPILKLHLFDGNYYEDVTTRRSSSNEPFIKSDFKHYIMSIDVSEFDKSEEELQEISNTANMMNISQLAYTIDSLDNNLKNEIKIQADADKENTRLFLSNTPKEPEITYKTIRLDTLLKQKKYAQKISLYSNAVAVAENIKFNITNNKNAVNEKEKHINRHWVALYEKFVIAFSCLLMFFIGAPLGAIIRKGGLGLPMVFAVLIFITYHFINTFGKKLAQENGITPFFGAWLSTLILLPMAITFTYKATRDRGINSIDNLLYPLTNYLKTKFKKKQNNIENV
- the ribB gene encoding 3,4-dihydroxy-2-butanone-4-phosphate synthase, translated to MSDIKLNTIEEAIEDIRQGKIIIVVDDEDRENEGDFIAAAEKVTPEMINFMATHGRGLICAPLTQKRCKELDLHPMVTNNTVLHQTAFTVSVDLIGHGCTTGISAHDRSKTIEFLVKDETKPEDLGRPGHIFPLIAKEGGVLRRTGHTEAAVDLARLAGFKPAGILVEILNEDGSMARLPELMEVAKKFDMKLISIEDLVAYRMKHDSLIQKKEDFDIQTKFGTFRLRAYLQVTNKQVHIALTKGIWNTGDAVLTRINSSQVNNDILGNLTNNPEEKLELMFQAIDKEGKGAVLFINQEYNTLDLLKRLNELKELQAETKGIVKAPKIQMDTKDFGIGAQILHDLNITKIKLMSNSEHSKRVGMVGYGLEIVDYINF
- the dgt gene encoding dGTP triphosphohydrolase, which codes for MNWKQLLSLKKFGDTNVRERKNENPSRIGFEVDYDRIIFSNAFRSLQDKTQVIPLSKTDFVHTRLTHSLEVSVVGRSIGRLAGDQIINKYPELSDLGYTINDFGAIVAAACLCHDIGNPPFGHSGEKAIGDFFKHGAGEQFRLDLEPAQWQDLIDFEGNANGFHILTDSRPGAEGGLRISYATLGAFMKYPKESLPKKPTNEISDKKYGFFQADKSSFLDIANTLGLLKREGERLRYFRHPLTYLVEAADDICYTIIDFEDGINLGWIPEEHALEFLIKIVKDNINSVKYAQLKTKAERVSYLRALAIGSLINDVVRVFMENEDEILKGNFPFALTDKCAYVAQMKDIITISISNVYESKEVVEKEVVGYKVLHTLLEKFIAATNNKYNGTTTHFDELILKLLPEQYQTENESLYLRLLNVCRFISLLTDGKALELYHSIVGR